The proteins below are encoded in one region of Camelina sativa cultivar DH55 unplaced genomic scaffold, Cs unpScaffold08518, whole genome shotgun sequence:
- the LOC104775084 gene encoding lipid phosphate phosphatase 1-like — VKEGHKSFPSGHTSWSFAGLTFLSLYLSGKIKAFNGEGHVAKLCLVIFPLLAACLVGISRVDDYWHHWQDVFAGALIGSLVAAFCYRQFYPNPYHEEGWGPYAYFKAAQERGVPMTSQNGDALRTMSLQMDSTSLENMESG, encoded by the coding sequence GTCAAGGAAGGCCACAAGAGCTTCCCGAGCGGACACACCTCCTGGTCCTTTGCGGGGCTCACCTTCCTCTCCCTCTACCTCTCTGGCAAAATCAAGGCCTTCAACGGAGAAGGACACGTGGCTAAGCTCTGCCTCGTGATCTTCCCTCTGCTCGCCGCTTGCCTTGTTGGGATATCTCGTGTGGATGACTACTGGCACCACTGGCAAGACGTCTTCGCCGGAGCTCTCATCGGATCCCTTGTAGCCGCCTTCTGCTACCGTCAGTTCTACCCTAACCCTTACCATGAAGAAGGATGGGGTCCCTACGCATATTTCAAGGCAGCTCAAGAACGAGGAGTCCCTATGACCTCCCAAAACGGAGATGCCTTGAGGACAATGTCTCTGCAGATGGATTCA